Proteins encoded within one genomic window of Glycine soja cultivar W05 chromosome 1, ASM419377v2, whole genome shotgun sequence:
- the LOC114412285 gene encoding salicylate carboxymethyltransferase-like — MDVEKAFHMTGGVGKTSYAKNSSLQKKESDKVKHIIIQTVEELYLATTPKSIGIADLGCSSGPNTLSIIKDIFQAIQGISHRIMHHSTEFRVYFNDLPTNDFNSIFKAIPEFQNLLRQDRKNGFPSIFMGGYPGSFYGRLFPNSYLHFVHSSYSLHWLSRVPPALYDEHKRPLNKGCVYICESSPEVVSQAYYHQFQEDFSLFLRSRSEELVVGGRMVLIFLGRRGPEHVDRGNSFFWEILSRSFAILVSQGEIEQEKFDSYDAHFYAPSREEIEEEVRKEGSLKMERLEMFEMDKSNNEQESSESYGTQVAVAVRAIQESMISHHFGEGILESLFENYARLVDEEMAKEDIRPISFVLVLRKI; from the exons atggatgtaGAGAAAGCCTTCCACATGACTGGAGGAGTTGGCAAAACTAGCTATGCCAAGAATTCCTCACTACag AAGAAGGAATCTGATAAAGTGAAGCACATAATCATACAAACAGTTGAGGAGCTCTACCTTGCAACCACTCCAAAGAGCATAGGCATTGCTGATTTGGGCTGCTCCTCTGGACCAAACACCCTATCAATCATCAAAGATATCTTTCAGGCCATCCAAGGCATAAGCCACAGGATCATGCACCACTCCACAGAGTTCAGGGTGTACTTCAATGATCTTCCAACAAATGACTTCAATTCAATCTTCAAGGCCATCCCAGAGTTCCAAAATTTGCTTAGGCAAGACAGGAAAAATGGGTTCCCTTCCATTTTCATGGGAGGCTACCCTGGCTCATTTTATGGAAGACTGTTCCCAAACAGTTACTTGCACTTTGTCCACTCCTCCTACAGTCTTCACTGGCTTTCAAGG GTTCCTCCAGCACTCTATGATGAGCACAAAAGGCCTTTGAACAAAGGGTGTGTTTACATTTGTGAATCAAGCCCTGAAGTGGTGTCTCAAGCATACTATCACCAATTCCAGGAAGATTTTTCCTTATTCCTTAGGTCAAGGTCAGAAGAACTAGTAGTAGGTGGAAGAATGGTGCTGATATTTTTGGGGAGAAGGGGCCCAGAACATGTTGACAGAGGCAACTCTTTCTTCTGGGAGATTCTTTCCCGTTCATTTGCTATTCTAGTCTCACAG GGAGAAATAGagcaagagaagtttgattcatATGATGCACATTTCTATGCACCATCAAGGGAAGAGATAGAAGAAGAGGTGAGGAAAGAAGGGTCATTGAAGATGGAGAGGCTAGAGATGTTTGAGATGGACAAGAGTAATAATGAGCAAGAAAGTAGTGAGAGCTATGGCACACAGGTTGCTGTGGCAGTTAGGGCCATTCAAGAATCAATGATCTCACACCACTTTGGAGAAGGGATCTTGGAAAGTTTGTTTGAGAATTATGCGAGATTGGTAGATGAAGAAATGGCTAAGGAGGATATTAGACCAATCTCTTTTGTTCTGGTTCTCAGAAAAATATGA